One Haloplanus sp. HW8-1 DNA window includes the following coding sequences:
- a CDS encoding winged helix-turn-helix domain-containing protein, whose protein sequence is MATNPDVQSGGGSFAEQTALTELLGNHPKVKILAVLLSEGRDINVSQIAEQAGMSRSTVYDHIEDLQALEVVEQTRKISGSPLYQINKDSAVAEQLHKLEWTLIDSVASE, encoded by the coding sequence ATGGCGACCAACCCAGACGTACAATCCGGGGGCGGATCGTTCGCAGAACAGACCGCGCTAACGGAGCTCCTCGGAAATCATCCGAAAGTGAAGATCCTTGCTGTCCTCCTGAGCGAAGGCCGTGACATCAACGTCAGTCAGATCGCCGAGCAGGCTGGGATGAGTCGCAGCACCGTGTACGACCATATTGAGGATCTTCAGGCGCTGGAGGTTGTAGAACAGACGCGGAAAATCAGTGGGAGCCCGCTTTACCAGATCAACAAGGACAGCGCTGTCGCTGAACAGCTGCACAAGCTTGAGTGGACGCTGATCGATTCCGTTGCCAGTGAGTGA
- a CDS encoding RNA-guided endonuclease InsQ/TnpB family protein, with protein sequence MEKRRTVPVKLDADSADAALLQDTIDEFLWAANYVTRHAFEGEYVTTSKTTLHDETYEDVRGETNLHSNHVQAARNKAAEACKSVVEKWKQGKKASMPHFTSSHLVYDHRTATFHEEYVTLATTDDRIEADYVLPDEDRDTPHSEYLFSDEYETTGAELHYRDGSWMLHIHCKTDVESDTSVQVTAENGTVLGVDLGVDNLAVTSTGMFWVGDEFDHWRREYEKRRGDLQEHGTRWAHKNIQSVGRKEEGRFKQTLHRISNDLVSEARKHGCSVIGFEELTDIRERTGASWGHKWAFDRLYEYVEYNAAEYGIDVTQVDPENTSRRCSECGFTHPDNRDSEDFECLKCSYENHADYNAAKNIGLRYLRRNQTGDGGGAPVGVRLNSGTLNVNGEYEPPAEDSARTGVYAENSRL encoded by the coding sequence ATGGAGAAGCGGCGCACTGTCCCAGTGAAGCTCGACGCGGACAGTGCTGACGCTGCGCTTCTTCAAGACACCATAGACGAGTTCCTGTGGGCTGCTAATTACGTGACACGCCACGCTTTCGAAGGCGAATACGTCACCACCAGCAAGACCACGCTCCACGACGAGACATACGAGGACGTGCGCGGCGAAACCAATCTCCACAGCAACCACGTCCAGGCCGCTCGCAACAAGGCTGCTGAAGCCTGCAAAAGCGTTGTCGAGAAATGGAAGCAGGGCAAGAAGGCGTCGATGCCACACTTCACTAGCTCCCACCTCGTCTACGACCACCGCACTGCCACTTTCCACGAGGAGTATGTGACCCTCGCTACCACGGACGATCGCATCGAAGCCGACTACGTGCTTCCCGACGAGGATCGTGACACACCGCACTCGGAATATCTCTTTTCAGACGAGTACGAAACGACGGGTGCGGAACTGCACTACCGAGACGGCAGCTGGATGCTTCACATCCACTGCAAGACGGACGTGGAGTCTGACACGTCGGTACAGGTGACCGCTGAGAACGGAACGGTTCTCGGTGTTGACCTCGGCGTGGACAATCTTGCTGTCACTTCGACGGGGATGTTCTGGGTGGGCGACGAGTTCGACCACTGGCGCAGAGAGTACGAGAAACGGCGTGGTGACTTGCAGGAACACGGGACACGGTGGGCTCACAAAAACATCCAGTCTGTCGGTCGCAAAGAAGAAGGTCGGTTCAAACAGACGCTCCATCGAATCAGCAACGATCTAGTTTCTGAGGCCCGCAAACACGGATGTTCGGTGATCGGGTTCGAGGAGCTGACCGACATTCGTGAACGAACCGGCGCGTCGTGGGGCCACAAGTGGGCATTCGACCGTCTCTACGAATACGTCGAATATAATGCCGCAGAATACGGTATCGACGTAACTCAGGTAGACCCAGAGAACACATCGCGGCGTTGCTCTGAGTGTGGGTTCACTCACCCCGACAACCGGGACAGCGAGGACTTCGAGTGCCTGAAGTGTAGCTACGAGAACCACGCCGACTACAACGCCGCCAAAAACATCGGCTTGCGGTATCTCCGCCGGAACCAAACCGGAGACGGCGGAGGCGCACCCGTAGGCGTGCGCTTGAACAGCGGGACGCTGAACGTGAACGGAGAATACGAGCCTCCTGCCGAGGATTCGGCCAGAACGGGAGTCTACGCTGAAAACTCACGGCTTTAG
- a CDS encoding DNA-binding protein: MSSNNASGKVVSVDEQAFEKAGGQAVDEDGFPVVDETPEFEAAVEQETQAKVDANHPDGIADTSKDRIHGVTLEQEERIRAREAELERISAQAELGMQEGRAKRTRAMAAKRSANQHEQFQKQAASANPMMADPERADPRAGLDQDQLAAVNKHAKRLAAQLDGWSRATIGRRLGEAVASGKSLMAAVVGTFEALQTAPGRVVPIEKLEDVDRKEVSVEGRVETLWDPSHPSIAQVGLIADDSGKTRVTIWEASDAPWIEEGERIRLHKAARNWYEGRVSLAVTGWTTIHFPERGRWWEA, encoded by the coding sequence ATGTCTAGTAACAACGCTAGCGGAAAGGTCGTTTCGGTCGATGAACAGGCATTCGAGAAAGCGGGCGGTCAGGCGGTCGATGAGGACGGCTTCCCGGTCGTCGACGAGACACCGGAGTTCGAGGCAGCGGTCGAGCAGGAGACGCAGGCGAAGGTGGATGCGAACCACCCGGATGGGATCGCGGACACGAGCAAGGACCGGATTCACGGTGTCACCCTCGAACAGGAGGAGCGCATTCGGGCGCGAGAAGCCGAACTGGAGCGCATCAGTGCCCAGGCCGAGCTGGGGATGCAGGAGGGACGCGCGAAGCGGACGCGAGCGATGGCCGCGAAGCGAAGTGCGAATCAGCATGAACAGTTCCAGAAACAGGCAGCGAGTGCGAATCCGATGATGGCGGACCCGGAGCGGGCGGATCCCCGAGCGGGCCTCGATCAGGACCAGTTGGCGGCGGTGAACAAACACGCAAAGCGGTTGGCGGCGCAGTTGGACGGGTGGTCGCGAGCAACTATCGGGCGTCGACTGGGCGAAGCAGTAGCTAGTGGAAAGAGCCTGATGGCGGCAGTCGTCGGGACGTTCGAGGCGTTGCAGACGGCGCCTGGGCGGGTCGTTCCAATCGAGAAACTCGAAGATGTCGACCGCAAGGAGGTGAGCGTCGAAGGGCGAGTCGAGACGTTGTGGGATCCCTCGCATCCGAGTATCGCCCAGGTGGGGCTCATCGCGGACGACAGTGGGAAGACGCGCGTGACGATCTGGGAGGCATCGGACGCGCCGTGGATCGAGGAGGGGGAGCGGATTCGACTTCACAAGGCGGCCCGGAACTGGTACGAGGGGCGTGTCTCCCTAGCCGTGACTGGGTGGACGACAATCCACTTCCCAGAGCGCGGTCGGTGGTGGGAAGCATAG
- a CDS encoding transcription initiation factor IIB — MATRDIYESGFDEDVRTESSANQCPECDGRVTTNAVETVCEECGLVIDEQRIDHGPEWRAFDDEECERTGAPLTAARHDRGLSTEIGRGTDAKGNEISGQKRRRLARMRREQTRGRWRSKAERNLAHGLGEIRRLASALELSDSVRDQACQLFRSAQNEDLLRGRSIEAIAAASVYGACRCNGLSRLVDDVSEMARVAESRVTNAYKTLNEELGLPAEPISPSMFVPRLASDLECPDEIRQRARTLVEQAEERGVTTGVHPAGFAAACLYKAGREEGRWLTQSEAANVANASKATVRAHRDTLEEQVA, encoded by the coding sequence ATGGCAACTAGAGACATCTACGAGAGCGGATTCGACGAAGACGTCCGAACGGAATCGAGTGCGAACCAGTGTCCCGAGTGCGACGGCCGGGTCACCACGAACGCGGTCGAAACGGTCTGCGAGGAGTGTGGCCTCGTCATCGACGAGCAGCGGATCGACCACGGGCCAGAGTGGCGAGCGTTCGACGACGAGGAGTGCGAACGAACGGGCGCCCCACTTACTGCGGCCCGCCACGATCGCGGCCTGTCGACGGAGATCGGTCGCGGCACCGACGCGAAGGGGAACGAGATCTCTGGGCAGAAGCGACGGCGACTCGCGCGGATGCGCCGTGAGCAGACCCGCGGTCGCTGGCGGTCGAAAGCGGAACGGAACCTCGCACACGGACTGGGCGAGATACGTCGGTTGGCGAGTGCGCTCGAACTCTCCGATTCGGTTCGCGACCAAGCGTGTCAGCTCTTCCGGAGCGCCCAGAACGAGGATCTGCTTCGTGGCAGATCCATCGAGGCGATCGCCGCGGCCAGCGTGTACGGGGCCTGCCGGTGCAACGGCCTCTCGCGGTTAGTGGACGACGTCAGCGAGATGGCCCGCGTGGCGGAGTCACGGGTCACGAACGCGTACAAAACGCTGAACGAAGAGCTGGGCCTCCCCGCTGAGCCTATCTCCCCCAGCATGTTCGTGCCCCGCCTCGCCTCTGACCTCGAATGTCCGGACGAGATCCGACAGCGGGCCCGAACCCTGGTGGAACAGGCCGAGGAGCGCGGCGTCACGACGGGCGTTCATCCGGCCGGGTTCGCCGCGGCCTGCCTCTACAAGGCCGGTCGCGAGGAGGGGCGATGGTTGACGCAATCCGAGGCCGCGAACGTGGCGAACGCTTCGAAGGCGACCGTCCGGGCACACCGGGATACGTTGGAAGAACAGGTCGCCTGA
- a CDS encoding winged helix-turn-helix domain-containing protein, with the protein MTETWDDVNEQVKADWKAETTPFERVYEIVEQTRDGQSAAEIADRALVSEPTARRHCKALVNTGFAETEQDGQTTLYKRNSDRVLMSRIRELREEVDRSELLDSIQEMKAEIRRYEDRYDAVSPEELAQQLDADETEGWDDLTAWRTTRQNLAVAQAALAYDEASHQLAV; encoded by the coding sequence ATGACCGAGACGTGGGACGACGTCAACGAGCAGGTCAAAGCGGACTGGAAAGCGGAGACCACGCCGTTCGAGCGGGTGTACGAAATCGTCGAACAGACCCGCGATGGACAATCGGCAGCCGAGATCGCCGACCGCGCCCTCGTGAGCGAACCGACGGCCCGTCGCCACTGCAAGGCGCTCGTGAACACCGGGTTCGCCGAGACGGAACAGGACGGCCAAACAACGCTGTACAAGCGCAACAGTGATCGGGTGTTGATGTCCCGGATCCGTGAACTCCGTGAGGAAGTCGATCGGTCGGAGTTACTTGACAGCATTCAGGAGATGAAGGCCGAGATTCGGCGCTACGAGGACCGCTACGACGCGGTGTCACCGGAGGAACTTGCCCAGCAACTCGACGCCGACGAAACGGAGGGGTGGGACGACCTCACCGCGTGGCGCACGACGCGGCAGAATCTCGCCGTCGCACAAGCCGCACTCGCCTACGACGAGGCCAGCCACCAGCTCGCCGTATGA
- a CDS encoding DUF3307 domain-containing protein yields the protein MSAWLTSLGPAGTALALLVLGHVLGDFVFQTDALAMAKHRLRPLLTHWGIVCLVHVAVFAPLLTVQSVVVVAMIGLLHLPIDAVSAQLRERRGGSALLFLGDQLAHLLVILAGWALLAPGVWRLTPLLTGIRGVTHLPWAAVTTGAVYLAAFVFAHEGGNAIVRGVLPAEDPIPDSDDDLEAGSLIGSLERWIILFLGVAGLWGAVGLVVAAKSIARFEELKEQAFAEYFLVGTLTSVLVAIALVGLVSVIV from the coding sequence ATGAGCGCGTGGTTGACAAGCCTTGGGCCAGCGGGTACCGCACTGGCGCTGCTCGTGCTGGGCCACGTCCTCGGTGACTTCGTGTTCCAGACCGACGCGCTGGCGATGGCCAAACACCGCCTCCGGCCGTTACTCACACACTGGGGCATCGTCTGTCTCGTCCACGTGGCCGTATTCGCACCGCTGTTGACCGTCCAGTCAGTGGTGGTCGTCGCGATGATCGGGTTGCTTCATCTCCCCATCGACGCCGTCTCGGCGCAGCTCCGCGAGCGCAGAGGTGGGTCAGCACTTCTGTTTCTCGGTGACCAACTGGCCCATCTTCTGGTCATCCTCGCTGGGTGGGCGTTGCTTGCCCCCGGTGTCTGGCGCCTCACACCGCTGCTGACCGGGATTCGTGGCGTGACGCATCTCCCCTGGGCGGCGGTGACCACGGGAGCGGTGTACCTCGCAGCGTTCGTGTTCGCCCACGAGGGAGGGAACGCCATCGTCCGTGGCGTGCTCCCGGCCGAGGATCCGATCCCCGACTCGGATGACGACCTGGAGGCGGGGTCGCTCATCGGGAGCCTCGAACGGTGGATCATCCTCTTCCTCGGCGTGGCTGGGCTGTGGGGCGCGGTCGGGCTCGTCGTGGCCGCGAAGTCGATCGCTCGCTTCGAGGAACTCAAGGAACAGGCGTTCGCGGAGTACTTCCTCGTCGGGACCCTCACCAGTGTGCTCGTCGCCATCGCGCTCGTCGGGCTGGTGTCGGTCATCGTTTGA
- a CDS encoding SatD family protein: MTKNQANAVFVAVIGDIRGSRELADRSEAQRKFKKVVNSLNDELPDSSIASQFTVTTGDEFQVLLTDATDAVEAVVSVSDRFHPARLRFGIGLGALDTQLNPNQAIGMDGPCFHRAREAIEAAEDAGAWVRVDGWSSELVAHVNAMFDLVQCVREDWTDRQAQFAQALKEEGAQKCVVERFDVSKSTVSESLSAGHVQEVRNAETSLGERLQTAFEEERA, translated from the coding sequence ATGACCAAGAATCAAGCCAACGCCGTGTTCGTGGCCGTCATCGGGGACATCCGGGGGTCTCGGGAGCTCGCGGATCGGAGCGAAGCACAGCGGAAGTTCAAGAAGGTAGTCAACTCCCTGAACGACGAGCTCCCGGACAGTTCCATCGCCTCCCAGTTCACCGTCACGACGGGCGACGAGTTCCAGGTGCTCCTGACAGACGCGACCGATGCCGTCGAAGCGGTAGTCTCGGTAAGCGACCGGTTCCACCCGGCTCGACTCCGGTTCGGCATCGGACTCGGGGCGCTGGATACGCAGCTGAACCCAAACCAGGCGATCGGGATGGATGGCCCGTGTTTCCACCGGGCACGAGAGGCGATCGAAGCGGCCGAGGACGCGGGAGCGTGGGTCCGCGTCGATGGCTGGTCGAGCGAGCTGGTGGCGCACGTCAACGCGATGTTCGACCTGGTCCAGTGTGTCCGAGAGGATTGGACGGATCGGCAGGCCCAGTTCGCGCAAGCCCTCAAGGAGGAAGGCGCTCAGAAATGCGTCGTTGAGCGCTTCGACGTCTCGAAATCCACGGTGAGTGAATCTCTGAGTGCGGGGCACGTCCAGGAGGTACGGAACGCCGAGACCTCCCTCGGGGAGCGGCTCCAGACGGCGTTCGAGGAGGAGCGAGCATGA